Sequence from the Aminivibrio sp. genome:
GAGCCCGTCATTTCTCTTTCCGTGGAGCCTGCCACGAAAAACGACAAGCTGAAGCTCACCAAGGGCCTCGTCGCCCTTGCGGAGGAAGACCCCACCTTCAAGGTGAAGACCGACGAGGAAACTTCCCAGACCATCATCTCCGGCATGGGAGAGCTTCACCTCGAAATCATCGTCGACCGCCTCAAGAGGGAGTTCGGCGTGGATGTAAAGGTCGGCCGTCCCCAGGTCGCGTACCGGGAAGCGGTGAAGAATTCCTCCAGGGCCGAGGGCAAGTATATCCGTCAGTCCGGCGGCCGCGGTCAGTACGGCCACGTGGTCTTCGAGATGGAGCCCCTGCCCGAGGGAGTGGGCTTCGAATTCGAGGACAGAATCGTGGGAGGGGCAGTGCCGAAGGAATATATCGCCGCCGTTCAGAAGGGGCTTGAAGAAGCCATCAACAACGGCGTCCTGGGCGGATACCCCGTCATAGGCGTGAAGGTGGCCCTTGTGGACGGAAGCTACCACGAAGTGGACAGCTCCGAAATGGCATTCAAAATTGCCGCCTCCATGGGCTTCAAGGAGGCCATGAGAAAGGCGGGGCCCGTTCTCATGGAGCCCATCATGGCAGTTGAAGTGGTGACTCCCGAGGACTATATCGGCGATGTCATCGGCGATCTCTCTTCGCGGAGAGGCCGGATCGAAGGCATGGACACAAGGGTGAACACAAGGGTCGTCCGGGGCTTCGTGCCTCTTGCCGAAATGTTCGGGTACGCCACGGATCTTCGAAGCAAAACATCCGGCCGGGCAACCTACTCTATGCAGTTCCATCATTACGAGCCGGTGTCCGGTGAGGTTGCCGAGAAGGTTCTGCGTGGCTGACGCAAATTACGGACGCACATTACACAAGTTAAATTTCTGAGGAGGGAATCACAATGGCGAAGGAGAAATTTGAGAGGTCCAAGCCGCATTTGAACATCGGAACCATCGGTCACATTGACCACGGGAAGACGACGTTGACGGCGGCGATCACGAAGTGTCTGGCCACGTCGAACTATGCTG
This genomic interval carries:
- a CDS encoding GTP-binding protein, translated to MAKEKFERSKPHLNIGTIGHIDHGKTTLTAAITKCLATSNYA